Proteins found in one Panicum hallii strain FIL2 chromosome 4, PHallii_v3.1, whole genome shotgun sequence genomic segment:
- the LOC112888421 gene encoding enolase 1-like isoform X2, with protein MAVTIASVKARQIFDSRGNPTVEVDVVLSDGSFARGAVPSGASTGIYEALELRDGGSDYLGKGVLKAVDNVNSIIGPAIIGKDPTEQVDIDNFMVQQLDGTSNEWGWCKQKLGANAILAVSLAVCKAGAMVKKIPLYQHIANLAGNKTLVLPVPAFNVINGGSHAGNKLAMQEFMILPTGASSFKEAMKMGVEVYHNLKSIIKKKYGQDATNVGDEGGFAPNIQENKEGLELLKAAIEKAGYTGKVVIGMDVAASEFFSDKDKTYDLNFKEDNNDGSNKISGDSLKDLYKSFVSEYPIVSIEDPFDQDDWSTYAKLTDEIGQQVQIVGDDLLVTNPTRVAKAINEKTCNALLLKVNQIGSVTESIEAVRMSKRAGWGVMASHRSGETEDTFIADLSVGLATGQIKTGAPCRSERLAKYNQLLRIEEELGAAAVYAGAKFRAPVEPY; from the exons ATGGCGGTGACGATCGCGTCCGTGAAGGCGAGGCAGATCTTCGACAGCCGCGGCAACCCCACCGTCGAG GTGGACGTGGTCCTCAGCGACGGCAGCTTCGCGAGGGGGGCCGTGCCCAGCGGCGCATCCACTG GAATATATGAGGCCTTGGAGTTGAGGGATGGAGGATCTGATTATCTTGGCAAGGGTGTTCTTAAG GCTGTGGATAATGTGAATAGCATTATTGGGCCAGCAATTATTGGAAAG GACCCCACGGAGCAGGTTGACATTGACAACTTCATGGTCCAGCAGCTTGACGGAACCTCCAACGAATGGGGCTGGTGTAAACAAAAG CTTGGAGCAAATGCTATTCTTGCCGTGTCACTAGCTGTGTGTAAAGCTGGGGCCATGGTGAAGAAGATTCCTCTTTACCAG CACATTGCAAATCTTGCTGGAAACAAAACTCTGGTGCTGCCTGTACCTGCTTTTAATGTGATTAATGGAGGATCGCATGCTGGAAACAAGCTTGCCATGCAG GAGTTCATGATCCTCCCAACCGGTGCCTCCTCATTCAAGGAGGCCATGAAGATGGGAGTTGAGGTGTATCACAACCTGAAG AGCATAATCAAGAAGAAGTATGGTCAAGATGCCACAAACGTTGGGGATGAAGGTGGCTTTGCACCTAACATTCAG GAAAACAAAGAGGGCCTTGAACTGTTGAAGGCAGCTATAGAAAAGGCTGGCTACACTGGAAAG GTGGTCATTGGAATGGATGTTGCTGCTTCCGAATTCTTTAGTGACAAGGATAAGACGTATGATCTTAATTTCAAGGAGGAT AACAACGACGGTTCAAACAAAATTTCAGGTGACAGCCTGAAAGATCTGTACAAGTCCTTCGTTTCTGAGTACCCTATTGTCTCCATCGAAGACCCGTTTGATCAGGATGACTGGTCCACCTATGCCAAACTCACTGATGAGATTGGACAACAAGTGCAGATTGTAGGAGATGATCTTCTTGTTACTAATCCCACT AGGGTTGCCAAGGCCATCAATGAGAAGACCTGCAATGCTCTTCTGTTGAAG GTGAATCAAATCGGCTCGGTGACCGAGAGTATTGAGGCTGTTAGAATGTCCAAGCGTGCTGGATGGGGAGTGATGGCAAGCCACAGGAG TGGTGAGACAGAGGACACCTTCATTGCTGACCTCTCGGTTGGTCTGGCTACG GGTCAAATCAAGACAGGAGCCCCCTGCCGTTCTGAGCGTCTGGCCAAATACAACCAG CTGCTCAGGATTGAGGAAGAGCTTGGTGCTGCGGCTGTGTATGCCGGAGCAAAGTTCAGGGCACCAGTGGAGCCCTACTAA
- the LOC112888421 gene encoding enolase 1-like isoform X1 yields the protein MLSSARWNLSGTRRGEQIRICISAKASRPPHSGLADPMASWAALGIAGLTLAPGHEPGDVGRAEAVYLWLLIFVRLNWLALEVCVVVSLLNLIGIYEALELRDGGSDYLGKGVLKAVDNVNSIIGPAIIGKDPTEQVDIDNFMVQQLDGTSNEWGWCKQKLGANAILAVSLAVCKAGAMVKKIPLYQHIANLAGNKTLVLPVPAFNVINGGSHAGNKLAMQEFMILPTGASSFKEAMKMGVEVYHNLKSIIKKKYGQDATNVGDEGGFAPNIQENKEGLELLKAAIEKAGYTGKVVIGMDVAASEFFSDKDKTYDLNFKEDNNDGSNKISGDSLKDLYKSFVSEYPIVSIEDPFDQDDWSTYAKLTDEIGQQVQIVGDDLLVTNPTRVAKAINEKTCNALLLKVNQIGSVTESIEAVRMSKRAGWGVMASHRSGETEDTFIADLSVGLATGQIKTGAPCRSERLAKYNQLLRIEEELGAAAVYAGAKFRAPVEPY from the exons ATGCTATCCTCTGCGCGCTGGAATCTGTCCGGGACGAGGAGAGGCGAGCAGATCAGGATCTGCATCTCAGCCAAGGCGTCGCGGCCTCCTCACTCGGGTCTCGCGGATCCGATGGCCAGTTGGGCGGCTTTGGGCATTGCGGGGCTGACACTTGCCCCAGGCCACGAGCCCGGGGACGTCGGACGGGCCGAGGCTGTCTACCTTTGGTTGTTGATATTCGTCAGGTTAAATTGGCTAGCGCTGGAGGTGTGCGTGGTTGTTTCGTTGCTAAATTTGATTG GAATATATGAGGCCTTGGAGTTGAGGGATGGAGGATCTGATTATCTTGGCAAGGGTGTTCTTAAG GCTGTGGATAATGTGAATAGCATTATTGGGCCAGCAATTATTGGAAAG GACCCCACGGAGCAGGTTGACATTGACAACTTCATGGTCCAGCAGCTTGACGGAACCTCCAACGAATGGGGCTGGTGTAAACAAAAG CTTGGAGCAAATGCTATTCTTGCCGTGTCACTAGCTGTGTGTAAAGCTGGGGCCATGGTGAAGAAGATTCCTCTTTACCAG CACATTGCAAATCTTGCTGGAAACAAAACTCTGGTGCTGCCTGTACCTGCTTTTAATGTGATTAATGGAGGATCGCATGCTGGAAACAAGCTTGCCATGCAG GAGTTCATGATCCTCCCAACCGGTGCCTCCTCATTCAAGGAGGCCATGAAGATGGGAGTTGAGGTGTATCACAACCTGAAG AGCATAATCAAGAAGAAGTATGGTCAAGATGCCACAAACGTTGGGGATGAAGGTGGCTTTGCACCTAACATTCAG GAAAACAAAGAGGGCCTTGAACTGTTGAAGGCAGCTATAGAAAAGGCTGGCTACACTGGAAAG GTGGTCATTGGAATGGATGTTGCTGCTTCCGAATTCTTTAGTGACAAGGATAAGACGTATGATCTTAATTTCAAGGAGGAT AACAACGACGGTTCAAACAAAATTTCAGGTGACAGCCTGAAAGATCTGTACAAGTCCTTCGTTTCTGAGTACCCTATTGTCTCCATCGAAGACCCGTTTGATCAGGATGACTGGTCCACCTATGCCAAACTCACTGATGAGATTGGACAACAAGTGCAGATTGTAGGAGATGATCTTCTTGTTACTAATCCCACT AGGGTTGCCAAGGCCATCAATGAGAAGACCTGCAATGCTCTTCTGTTGAAG GTGAATCAAATCGGCTCGGTGACCGAGAGTATTGAGGCTGTTAGAATGTCCAAGCGTGCTGGATGGGGAGTGATGGCAAGCCACAGGAG TGGTGAGACAGAGGACACCTTCATTGCTGACCTCTCGGTTGGTCTGGCTACG GGTCAAATCAAGACAGGAGCCCCCTGCCGTTCTGAGCGTCTGGCCAAATACAACCAG CTGCTCAGGATTGAGGAAGAGCTTGGTGCTGCGGCTGTGTATGCCGGAGCAAAGTTCAGGGCACCAGTGGAGCCCTACTAA
- the LOC112888434 gene encoding protein cornichon homolog 4, translating into MQPLAKYASEHLTDRPARLPPTRSSSPPRLHPDHLHLSGGRSGATVLGQGSADASPKRESEASAPPGGPGRLGGKAEMVFVWLTAFFLVVALIVLVIYQLMCLADLEFDYINPFDSSSRINKVIMPEFVLQALLSVLFLLSGHWAMFLLSVPMVYYNYTLYQRRQHLVDVTEIFNQLGREKKRRLFKIVSLIVLLFLSLFWMIWSVLSEEDE; encoded by the exons ATGCAACCCCTCGCGAAGTACGCATCTGAGCATCTGACCGACCGACCCGCTCGCCTCCCACCCACGCGTTCCAGCTCACCGCCCCGCCTGCACCCCGACCACCTCCACCTCTCCGGCGGCCGCAGCGGCGCCACCGTGCTCGGCCAGGGCTCCGCGGACGCCTCCCCAAAGCGAGAGAGCGAGGCATCCGCGCCGCCTGGAGGGCCAGGTCGGTTAGGGGGGAAGGCGGAGATGGTGTTCGTGTGGCTCACCGCGTTCTTCCTCGTCGTCGCGCTCATCGTGCTCGTCATCTACCAG CTGATGTGCTTGGCAGATTTAGAGTTTGACTATATCAACCCGTTTGATTCATCCTCTCGGATAAATAAGGTGATTATGCCAGAATTCGTATTGCAAGCACTTCTGAGCGTATTGTTCCTCTTATCCGGGCATTGGGCGATGTTCTTGCTTTCTGTCCCAATGGTGTACTACAACTATACTCT GTACCAGCGGCGGCAACATTTAGTAGATGTGACGGAAATATTTAATCAACTTGGTCGTGAGAAGAAGCGCCGTCTTTTTAAGATAGTTAGTCTCATCGTTCTGCTATTCCTATCCTTGTTCTG GATGATCTGGAGTGTATTGTCGGAGGAGGACGAATAG
- the LOC112888546 gene encoding uncharacterized protein LOC112888546 produces the protein MVCSRLGVCGSESKTKSNREGEGSRRAGERSDPMATPSVPTFIREPKFLVAPELPEMGPRYPEWILLSTRAYISDRVNAATVACSNTSDGHPIQVSLFAATPPAVSHLCVHCPGRETHQFSDNPGVIFSRDDLILLNVSFACGDMTDFFVYKAGPKTPSLVRIAIPDLSISSFLNTGIVCCGADHFAVAALIADYMTDMFELSVFNSKTRVWETRLLPLEPSESLCHPAELSFFPSKVIPLEGSLLGWVDLWNGILLCDILSDNPKLHYVPMPKPMPGNVALKGEGEPKCYRDVIGCGDLIKVVEVDYEYNGTEVADINSYVPEEWTLVTLTRRLDSREWKRGHEVNIGDITVSQDFYGHTDVLPRFCENGTPSLKKMPLGFPTLCEWNNMVYFMCKVSLMDYNGWVVAVDMNSNKLQAVSSFCGATLPGFSTAYYPSSFTKYLNNSGARPEIELNAQTSDGLASTDTEDSSVDD, from the exons atggtttGCAGCCGCCTAGGGGTTTGTGGATCGGAATCGAAGACGAAGTCGaacagggagggagaggggagtcGGAGAGCCGGCGAGCGGAGCGATCCAATGGCAACGCCGTCCGTCCCGACGTTCATTCGGGAGCCGAAATTCTTGGTTGCCCCCGAGCTTCCCGAGATGGGGCCCCGATACCCGGAGTGGATCCTCCTCTCGACGCGCGCCTACATCTCCGACCGCGTCAACGCGGCGACCGTCGCTTGCAGCAACACCAGCGACGGCCACCCTATCCAGGTCTCTCTCTTCGCTGCTACCCCGCCCGCAGTATCCCACCTCTGCGTCCACTGCCCCGGCAGAGAGACCCACCAATTTAGCGACAACCCCGGGGTCATCTTCTCCCGGGACGATCTGATACTGCTCAATGTCTCCTTTGCCTGCGGCGACATGACCGACTTCTTCGTTTACAAGGCTGGCCCCAAGACCCCCTCGCTCGTCCGGATCGCAATTCCAGATCTCAGCATCTCAAGCTTCCTCAACACCGGGATCGTGTGCTGCGGCGCCGACCACTTCGCGGTGGCTGCTCTCATAGCAGACTACATGACTGACATGTTCGAGTTGTCCGTCTTCAATTCCAAGACTCGGGTGTGGGAGACCAGGCTGCTGCCGCTGGAGCCGTCGGAATCGCTTTGCCATCCTGCTGAGCTTAGCTTCTTCCCAAGCAAGGTGATCCCGCTGGAAGGTTCCCTCTTGGGATGGGTCGACCTGTGGAACGGTATCCTGCTGTGCGATATTCTTTCGGATAACCCCAAGCTCCACTACGTCCCAATGCCTAAGCCGATGCCAGGCAATGTGGCTCTTAAAGGAGAGGGCGAGCCAAAATGTTATAGAGATGTCATTGGCTGTGGGGACCTGATCAAGGTAGTTGAGGTGGACTACGAATATAATGGCACTGAAGTCGCCGATATCAACAGCTACGTACCTGAAGAATGGACACTTGTCACACTAACTCGAAGGCTTGATTCGAGGGAGTGGAAAAGAGGCCATGAGGTGAACATTGGGGATATAACAGTCTCTCAAGACTTTTATGGGCATACAGATGTGTTGCCTCGGTTCTGTGAGAATGGAACCCCATCCTTGAAGAAAATGCCACTCGGCTTCCCAACTTTGTGTGAATGGAACAACATGGTGTACTTTATGTGCAAGGTTAGCCTCATGGACTACAATGGTTGGGTGGTTGCTGTTGACATGAACTCAAACAAGTTGCAAGCAGTATCCAGTTTTTGTGGAGCGACCTTGCCTGGGTTCTCGACAGCATACTATCCAAGCTCGTTTACAAAGTATCTCAACAACAGCGGCGCGCGCCCAG aAATTGAGCTAAATGCCCAAACCTCTGATGGTCTAGCAAGCACCGATACG GAGGACTCCTCCGTCGATGATTAG
- the LOC112888549 gene encoding uncharacterized protein At4g22758-like yields the protein MPASGSTQALAPPTAHRGGGGGEPADHPHCPRLLERTAPRRLAAADRRLTRLLVNVTVDRSLWPVHLVLGADATVADLVRAAVAAYAREGHRPPLQPGGAAGGGDPADGFELHFSKYSLESLSPEEKVVDLGSRNFFLCARRSPAAAWA from the exons ATGCCGGCGAGCGGCTCGACGCAGGCGCTGGCGCCGCCGACGGCgcaccgaggcggcggcggcggggagccggCGGATCACCCGCACTGCCCGCGCCTGCTGGAGCGCACCGCGCCGCGACgcctggcggcggcggacagGCGGCTGACGCGGCTGCTGGTGAACGTGACGGTGGACCGGAGCCTGTGGCCCGTGCACCTCGTGCTGGGCGCCGACGCCACCGTGGCCGACCTcgtgcgcgccgccgtcgcggccTACGCGCGCGAGGgccaccggccgccgctccagcccgggggcgcggcgggcggcggcgacccggCCGACGGCTTCGAGCTGCATTTCTCCAAGTACTCCCTCGAGA GTTTGAGTCCCGAGGAGAAGGTCGTGGATCTGGGGTCTCGCAACTTCTTCCTCTGCGCCCGGAGATCCCCAGCCGCTGCGTGGGCTTGA
- the LOC112888547 gene encoding BUD13 homolog, whose protein sequence is MAARHPPPSSASAPAGGLSMKEYLKRYQSSPGADGDQKKAKKKTKKKPKPAAGGGGVLIVDEDPVWQKPVQVEDDEPASSGEDKPLVDEDIEVKRMRRLEAIRAARPYNAIAEDGSGWVAVAAPEEQAGGSTRLRRNDTPSPERGGAGSKDISPPRRRQRRDTPSPKPGDAAGKDMSPPRQRRRRQDTPSPKGNGAADQDDMSPPRKSMRQQDPSPLRRRARNDSEEPQDLELPRRHVKHDSEEPRDISPPRRRRHDSEEPQDMPPPRRRMRHDSEEPRDMPPPRRRRHDSEEPQDLSVPRRRAQHDLEEPKDMSPPRRRRRHDSEEPKDMAPQRRKHQDSTKVDDLSPPRRRNMGQSPEDGDISPPRKGKKEGAQKQARKAGLMTAEEVKEDIRKIKEDEMLKFAAQDPSLVGKGAKAVFRDKEGKRISEEEMRKSKESEKPKEIHIEWGKGLAQKREAEARFKELEAEKSKPFARTRDDPELDSMLKNRIRWGDPMAHLVKRKDPEFLLEDFGDDEKMKESGFIVPQNIPSYSWLKRGVDPPPNRYGIKPGRHWDGVDRSNGFEKDMFKLKNEKQAMEQEAYLWSVSDM, encoded by the exons ATGGCGGCGAGGcatccgccgccgtcgtccgccTCCGCTCCCGCTGGGGGGCTCTCCATGAAGGAGTACCTCAAGAGGTACCAGTCGAGCCCGGGCGCCGACGGggaccagaagaaggcgaagaagaagacgaAGAAGAAGCCCAAGCCCGCAGCCGGTGGAGGCGGGGTGCTCATCGTCGACGAGGACCCCGTGTGGCAGAAGCCCGTGCAGGTGGAGGACGACGAGCCCGCGTCGTCAG GTGAAGACAAGCCCCTGGTGGATGAGGACATCGAGGTCAAGCGGATGCGCCGCCTGGAGGCAAtacgcgcggcgcggccgtaCAACGCCATTGCTGAGGACGGCAGCGGGTGGGTCGCTGTGGCCGCCCCGGAGGAGCAGGCTGGTGGTTCGACCCGCCTCCGCAGGAACGACACGCCGTCGCCGGAGCGAGGAGGTGCTGGGAGCAAGGACATTTCTCCTCCGCGGCGGAGGCAGCGGCGTGACACACCCTCACCTAAGCCTGGCGATGCTGCTGGGAAGGACATGTCGCCACCGAGGCAGAGGCGGAGGCGCCAGGACACGCCATCCCCAAAGGGCAACGGTGCAGCTGATCAGGATGACATGTCACCACCACGGAAGTCTATGAGGCAACAAGACCCCTCGCCACTGAGGAGACGTGCTCGTAATGACTCTGAGGAGCCCCAGGACCTCGAACTGCCAAGGAGGCATGTGAAACATGATTCTGAGGAGCCTCGGGATATCTCACCACCACGAAGGCGTAGGCATGACTCAGAGGAGCCCCAGGACATGCCGCCACCACGGAGGCGAATGAGGCATGATTCTGAGGAGCCCCGGGACATGCCGCCACCACGAAGGCGTAGGCATGATTCAGAGGAGCCGCAAGACCTCTCTGTACCACGTCGAAGAGCACAGCATGACTTAGAGGAGCCCAAAGACATGTCCCCTCCTCGGCGACGGAGACGGCATGATTCAGAAGAGCCCAAAGACATGGCACCACAGAGGAGGAAGCACCAGGACTCTACAAAGGTGGATGATCTGTCGCCTCCAAGAAGGAGAAATATGGGGCAGAGTCCAGAAGATGGGGACATTTCACCACCAAGGAAGGGTAAGAAGGAAGGAGCCCAAAAACAGGCGAGGAAAGCTGGACTGATGACAGCAGAGGAAGTTAAAGAGGACATCAGAAAGATTAAGGAGGATGAGATGCTCAA GTTCGCAGCGCAGGATCCCTCATTGGTTGGGAAAGGTGCAAAGGCTGTATTCCGAGATAAGGAAG GGAAACGGATAAGTGAAGAAGAGATGCGCAAGTCAAAGGAATCTGAAAAGCCGAAG GAAATACATATAGAATGGGGTAAAGGATTGGCACAGAAGCGAGAAGCTGAGGCTAGATTTAAAGAGCTTGAAGCTGAGAAGAGTAAACCATTTGCTCGAACAAG GGATGACCCTGAGCTTGACTCTATGCTAAAAAACAGAATCCGATGGGGTGATCCTATGGCTCACCTTGTCAAG CGGAAAGATCCAGAATTTCTCCTTGAAGACTTTGGAGACGATGAAAAGATGAAAGAATCTGGTTTCATAGTTCCCCAAAATATACCTAGTTACAGTTGGCTGAAACGTGGAGTAGATCCCCCTCCAAATCGTTATGGCATAAAGCCTGGGCGTCACTGGGATGGTGTGGATCGCAGTAATG GATTTGAGAAGGACATGTTCAAGCTAAAGAACGAGAAGCAAGCAATGGAGCAAGAGGCCTATCTTTGGTCTGTATCAGATATGTGA
- the LOC112888548 gene encoding hypersensitive-induced response protein 4, whose amino-acid sequence MVSAFFVFCGCVDQASVAVVERWGRFFRLAEPGLHFFNPFAGECVAGSLTTRVQSLDVRVETKTKDNVFVQLICTIQYRVVKENADDAFYELQNPQQQIQAYVFDVVRAIVPRMNLDDLFEQKNDVAKAVLEELEKVMGDYGYSIEHILMVDIIPDAAVRKAMNEINAAQRLQLASVYKGEAEKILLVKKAEAEAEAKYLSGVGIAKQRQAITDGLRENILNFSHSVSGTSAKEVMDLIMVTQYFDTIKELGEGSKNTTVFIPHGPGHVRDISEQIRDGMMQASSSNV is encoded by the exons ATGGTGAGCGCGTTCTTCGTGTTCTGCGGGTGCGTGGACCAGGCGAGCGTGGCGGTGGTGGAGAGGTGGGGGCGCTTCTTCCGCCTCGCCGAGCCGGGCCTCCACTTCTTCAACCCCTTCGCCGGGGAGTGCGTCGCGGGGTCCCTCACCACCCGCGTGCAGTCCCTCGACGTCCGCGTCGAGACCAAGACCAAG GATAATGTCTTCGTCCAGCTGATTTGCACAATTCAATATCGTGTTGTCAAGGAAAACGCTGACGATGCATTCTATGAGTTGCAGAATCCCCAACAGCAAATTCAGGCCTACGTCTTTGATG TTGTTCGGGCCATAGTTCCAAGAATGAATTTGGATGATCTTTTCGAGCAAAAGAATGATGTGGCAAAAGCTGTTCTGGAGGAGCTTGAAAAG GTGATGGGAGATTATGGTTACAGCATTGAGCACATTCTCATGGTTGATATCATTCCTGATGCTGCTGTGCGCAAAGCAATGAATGAGATAAATGCAG CCCAAAGGCTTCAGCTGGCAAGCGTCTACAAAGGAGAAGCAGAGAAGATTCTGTTGGTGAAGAAGGCGGAGGCAGAAGCAGAGGCAAAATATCTCTCTGGTGTCGGCATTGCCAAGCAGCGGCAAGCTATAACTGACGGCCTCAGGGAGAACATCCTGAACTTCTCGCACTCGGTGTCGGGCACCAGCGCCAAGGAAGTCATGGACCTGATCATGGTCACGCAGTACTTTGACACCATCAAGGAGCTCGGGGAAGGCTCGAAGAACACCACGGTGTTTATCCCCCATGGCCCGGGCCACGTGAGGGACATCAGCGAGCAGATCCGGGACGGCATGATGCAGGCCTCGAGCAGCAACGTGTAG
- the LOC112890644 gene encoding uncharacterized protein LOC112890644, whose product MRTDRKGYLHMYPDLGGPFGSFQEAEAAINRYLDERRLLEMYNFYTLLYLHLSIASIGQFNPHPSFHPTHELKDFVSWDWVYENAKTYYHFNFTTKANKADDVNLFFAEVMWIKIGYAVTCCCVITPNDHGCCYGCTSTKQKIIHPNNNRAYIGGHVWGNMPFGGDDSSDDEDDEAFVARLRFFLRGSEEALADN is encoded by the exons ATGAGGACGGATCGGAAGGGATATCTCCACATGTATCCTGATCTGGGCGGACCGTTTGGAAGCTTCCAGGAAGCTGAAGCTGCTATCAACCGCTATCTCGACGAACGGCGGCTCCTAGAAATGTACAACTTCTACACTCTGCTCTACCTTCATCTCTCCATTGCAAGCATTGGTCA GTTCAACCCCCACCCCTCCTTTCACCCAACACATGAACTCAAAGATTTTGTGAGCTGGGACTGGGTGTATGAGAACGCTAAGACTTACTATCATTTTAACTTCACAACGAAGGCGAACAAAGCTGATGACGTCAATCTATTCTTTGCTGAAGTGATGTGGATAAAAATTGGTTATGCGGTCACCTGTTGTTGCGTGATCACACCTAATGATCATG GTTGTTGCTATGGTTGCACTAGTACTAAGCAGAAGATTATACACCCAAATAATAATCGTGCATACATTGGAGGGCATGTGTGGGGAAATATGCCATTTGGAGGtgatgactctagtgatgaTGAGGAT GATGAGGCTTTTGTGGCCAGACTAAGGTTTTTTTTAAG GGGCAGTGAAGAGGCGTTGGCGGACAATTAA
- the LOC112890645 gene encoding probable protein transport Sec1b, protein MSMDFGAPADDPKVFRNICRDRILKDLLKPDKDKETKSSWKVLIMDKFTVKIMGYACKMAEITDAGISLVEDLFKRREPMPSMDAIYFLQPLKENVIMLLSDMSGRCPLYRKAYIFFSSPIPKELVSYIKNDSSVIPRIGALREMNLEFFTIDMQGFVTDHDSALNDLYGPSEQNSKTFNDTISTTATRIATTFASLKEFPCVRYRAPKGDASATTKFDMVPKWLATAVWDIVSKYKSTIPEFPQKETCELLIVDRPIDQIAPVIHEWTYDAMCHDLLEMDGTKYIYEVSKAGSEPEQKEAVLEDHDPFWLELRHAHIADASERLYEKMNNFVSKNKAAQLHSRDGGEISTRDLQKIVQALPQYSDQVEKLTLHIEIAGKINRFIREYGLRDIGQLEQDLVFGDAGAKEVISILRSKQDMSPENKLRLLIIYAIVYPEKFEGDKGEKLMQLAKLPHDDMDVIKCLRYLEGVDTKKSSRTGTFSLKFDAQKKKNAARVEKQDGEETWALSRFFPLIEELIEKLSKGELPLKEYPSMGEPSSAPQGATQTASTAGPPQNPQPMSMRSRRTPQWAKSRTSGDSQSSDSSVLRHSSGEFKRLGNRIFVFMIGGATRSELRTVHKLTMKMKREIVLGSSSIDDPPQFISKLKSIGSAANK, encoded by the exons ATGTCGATGGACTTCGGCGCCCCGGCGGATGACCCCAAGGTCTTCCGCAACATCTGCCGCGACC GGATACTGAAGGACTTGCTGAAGCCGGACAAGGATAAGGAGACCAAGAGCTCCTGGAAG GTTCTTATAATGGATAAGTTTACAGTGAAGATCATGGGTTATGCTTGCAAGATGGCGGAAATTACCGATGCGGGGATTTCGT TGGTCGAAGATCTGTTCAAGAGAAGGGAGCCGATGCCTTCAATGGATGCAATCTACTTTCTGCAGCCACTGAAAGAAAA TGTCATAATGCTTCTCTCCGATATGTCTGGGAGATGTCCACTGTACAGGAA GGCATACATCTTCTTTAGTTCACCGATTCCTAAGGAGCTGGTATCTTACATAAAGAATGACAGCAGTGTAATACCACGGATTGGTGCACTAAGAGAG ATGAATTTGGAATTCTTTACTATTGACATGCAG GGCTTCGTAACTGACCATGATTCGGCGCTGAATGATTTATATGGCCCAAGTGAACAGAATTCCAAAACGTTCAACGATACTATAAGCACGACGGCTACTCGCATCGCGACCACATTTGCATCATTGAAA GAATTTCCATGTGTGCGGTATCGGGCCCCAAAAGGAGATGCTTCCGCAACTACTAAATTTGACATGGTTCCAAAGTGGCTTGCTACTGCTGTTTGGGATATTGTGTCAAAATATAAATCAACAATTCCTGAATTTCCCCAGAAGGAGACATGTGAACTGCTCATTGTTGACAGGCCTATAGATCAG ATAGCACCTGTTATTCACGAATGGACCTATGATGCAATGTGCCATGATCTACTTGAAATGGATGGTACCAAATACATATACGAG GTATCAAAGGCAGGTTCAGAACCTGAACAGAAGGAGGCTGTATTGGAGGATCATGATCCTTTTTGGCTTGAGCTTCGCCATGCTCACATAGCTGAT gctAGCGAGAGATTGTACGAAAAGATGAATAATTTTGTTTCCAAGAATAAAGCAGCACAACTACATTCAAG AGATGGTGGTGAAATCTCAACAAGGGATCTGCAGAAAATCGTTCAAGCTTTGCCGCAATATAGTGATCAAGTTGAGAAATTGACACTACATATAG AGATTGCTGGGAAAATTAATAGGTTTATCAGGGAGTATGGGCTCCGTGACATTGGGCAGCTAGAGCAGGATCTGGTTTTTGGAGATGCAGGAGCGAAGGAGGTGATCAGCATCCTTAGGTCAAAGCAG GATATGAGTCCAGAAAACAAATTGAGGTTGCTGATAATATATGCAATTGTATATCCAGAAAAGTTTGAAGGTGACAAAGGGGAAAAGTTGATGCAG CTAGCAAAGCTTCCACATGATGATATGGATGTAATAAAGTGTTTAAGATACTTGGAAGGTGTAGATACAAAAAAGTCATCAAGGACCGGTACTTTCTCTCTAAAATTTGATGCGCAAAAG AAGAAAAATGCTGCCAGGGTAGAAAAACAGGATGGGGAGGAAACATGGGCGTTATCACGATTTTTCCCACTTATTGAG GAGCTAATTGAGAAGCTGAGCAAAGGTGAATTACCTCTGAAAGAATACCCATCTATGGGTGAGCCAAGTTCTGCTCCTCAAGGTGCCACTCAAACAGCATCAACGGCAGGACCACCACAAAACCCACAGCCAATGTCTATGAGGTCAAGGCGGACACCACAATGGGCTAAGTCTCGGACCTCTGGCGATTCTCAATCAAG TGATTCTTCAGTCTTGAGACACTCATCAGGTGAATTCAAGAGGCTAGGCAACCGGATTTTCGTCTTCATGATTGGTGGAGCCACTAGATCTGAA TTGCGCACGGTGCACAAGCTTACAATGAAAATGAAGCGCGAAATCGTTTTGGGCTCATCTAGCATCGATGACCCTCCGCAGTTTATTTCG AAGCTGAAGTCGATAGGTAGCGCCGCTAACAAGTAG